In one window of Vanrija pseudolonga chromosome 5, complete sequence DNA:
- the MAL31_4 gene encoding Maltose permease MAL31, with product MSSSKDAEAAGRDSGPELTPSLSELRANARRATEKEQNMTLMQGLRLYPKAVGWSLLISTCIVMEGYDVCLLGNFYAFPQFNEKYGKLNKDGKWEIPAPWQAGLSNGANVGSIIGLFLNGIVSERFGYRYTVMGCLILLSGFIAIAFTAKDIVALQVAEILCGIPWGVFQTLTITYASEVCPVALRGYLTCYVNFCWGIGQVIGSSVIKSMLPRTDQWAYRIPFGLQWMWPLPLFIGVLLAPESPWWLVRKGRLEEAKHALLRLTSLDRETDFDADETIDMMRHTTELEREITSGSSYLDCFRGSDLRRTEIVCMVWAMQNLAGNSFSGYATYFLQKAGVRNDIAFDFTIGIYAINCAGVFGAWGLMSMGVGRRTLYLYGLCGLCAALFVMGFLGLVPEAHRQQAAMATGAMMIIWAAFYQCTVGTIAYSLVAEISTRRLQIKTIVLGRNLYNVVGIVCSVLTPYMLNTDAWNWGNYAGFFWGGSCFLCIIYTYFRVPEPTGRSFAEIDLLFEHGVSARKFATTNVDVFAKNAVSHVEQVDEKK from the exons atgtcgtcgtccaaagacgccgaggccgcgggcCGCGACTCTGGGCCCGAGCTCACGCCGTCGCTCTCCGAGCTGCGTGCGaatgcgcgccgcgcgaccgaGAAGGAGCAGAACATGACGCTCATGCAAGGCCTGCGGCTCTACCCCAAGGCCGTGGGCTGGTCGCTCCTCATCTCGACCTGCATCGTCATGGAGGGCTACGACGTGTGCCTCCTCGGCAACTTTTACGCCTTCCCCCAGTTCAACGAGAAGTACGGCAAGCTcaacaaggacggcaagtGGGAGATCCCAGCGCCCTGGCAGGCCGGCCTGAGCAACGGCGCCAACGTCGGCAGCATCATCGGCCTGTTCCTCAACGGCATCGTGTCCGAGCGCTTTGGATACCGGTACACGGTCATGGGATGCCTGATCCTGCTGTCGGGCTTCATCGCCATCGCGTTCACCGCCAAGGACATTGTCGCGCTCCAGGTCGCCGAGATCCTGTGTGGTATCCCATGGGGCGTCTTCCAGACCCTCACCATCACCTACGCGTCCGAGGTCTGCcccgtcgcgctgcgcggaTACCTCACATGTTACGTCAACTTTTGCTGGGGAATCGGACAGGTAATCGGGTCGTCTGTCATAAAAA GCATGCTCCCCCGGACCGACCAGTGGGCGTACCGCATTCCGTTCGGCCTGCAGTGGATGTGGCCGCTTCCGCTGTTCATCGGGGTCTTgctcgcgcccgagtcgccgtGGTGGCTCGTGCGCAAGGGCcggctcgaggaggccaagcacgcgctgctgcgtCTCACCAGCCTCGACCGCGAGACCGActttgacgccgacgagacgatCGACATGATGCGCCACaccaccgagctcgagcgcgagatcACCTCGGGATCCAGCTACCTCGACTGCTTCCGCGGCTCGGACCTCCGCCGTACCGAGATCGTGTGCATGGTCTGGGCGATGCAGAACCTCGCTGGCAACTCGTTCTCGGGCTACGCGACCTACTTCCTCCAAAAGGCGGGCGTGCGCAACGACATTGCGTTCGACTTTACCATTGGCATCTACGCGATCAACTGTGCCGGCGTGTTCGGCGCATGGGGCCTCATGTCCATGGGTGTCGGCCGCCGCACGCTGTATCTGTACGGCCTGTGTGGCCTCTGTGCCGCGCTCTTCGTCATGGGcttccttggcctcgtcccCGAGGCACACCGCCAGCAGGCCGCCATGGCCACTGGCGCGATGATGATCATCTGGGCTGCGTTCTACCAGTGCACCGTCGGCACGATTGCGTACA GCCTGGTGGCAGAGATCTCGACCCGCCGCCTGCAGATCAAGACCATTGTCCTCGGCCGCAACCTGTacaacgtcgtcggcatTGTCTGCTCCGTGCTTACGCCGTACATGCTCAACACGGACGCCTGGAACTGGGGCAACTACGCCGGCTTCTTCTGGGGCGGATCGTGCTTCCTGTGTATCATCTACACCTACTTCCGAGTCCCAGAGCCCACGGGTCGCTCGTTCGCCGAAATCGACTTGCTCTTTGAGCACGGCGTCTCCGCGCGCAAGTTTGCGACCACAAACGTGGACGTGTTTGCGAAGAACGCCGTGTCGCACGTGGAGCAGGTCGATGAGAAGAAGTAG
- the Os06g0561000 gene encoding putative inositol oxygenase, with amino-acid sequence MVHAPEITDYVKDAAHKLDVVSDEVDAVNVLKLQNKEAAAAAAAEFDAESKFDAEKDKTAFRQYEDACDRVKNFYAEQHRKQTLEYNINIRKQFQNTVRARMTIWEAMELLEKLVDESDPDTSVGQIEHLLQTAEAIRRDGKPDWMQLTGLVHDLGKLLCFFGAEGQWDVVGDTFVVGCKFSDKIIYPETFKENPDYNDPKLQTELGIYEPNCGLDNVLLSWGHDEYIYDVLRRQSTLPKAALSMLRYHSFYPWHREGAYRHLMNADDYEQLKAVEAFNPYDLYSKSDSPPKVDELKEYYQALIDKYIPGEIEW; translated from the exons ATGGTCCACGCTCCCGAGATCACCGACTACGTCAAGGACGCGGCGCacaagctcgacgtcgtgtccgacgaggttgacgccGTCAACGTCCTCAAGCTCCAGAACAAggaggcggctgctgcggccgccgccgagtttGACGCCGAGTCCAAGTTTGATgccgagaaggacaagaCGGCCTTCAGGCAGTACGAGGACGCCTGCGACCGCGTCAAGAACTTTTACGCC GAGCAGCACCGCAAGCAGACGCTCGAGTACAACATCAACATCCGCAAGCAGTTCCAGAACactgtgcgcgcgcgcatgacCATCTGGGAGGCGATGGAGctcctcgagaagctcgtcgacgagtcggaccCCGACACGTCGGTCGGCCAGATCGAGCACCTGCTGCAGACTGCCGAGGCGATccgccgcgacggcaagcccgACTGGATGCAGCTTACCGGCCTGGtgcacgacctcggcaagctgCTGTGCTTctttggcgccgagggccagtGGGACGTTGTCGGCGACACGTTTGTTGTTGGCTGCAAGTTCTCCGACAAGATCATCTACCCCGAGACGTTCAAGGAGAACCCCGACTACAACGACCCCAAGCTCCAGACCGAGCTCGGCATCTACGAGCCCAACTGCGGCCTCGACAACGTGCTGCTGTCCTGGGGCCACGACGAGTACATCTACGACGTGCTCCGCCGCCAGTCGACGCTGCCCAAGGCTGCGCTCTCCATGCTCCGCTACCACTCGTTCTACCCCTGGCACCGTGAGGGCGCCTACCGCCACCTCATGAACGCCGACGACtacgagcagctcaaggccgtcgaggcatTCAACCCCTACGACCTCTACTCCAAGTCCGACTCGCCAcccaaggtcgacgagctcaaggagtACTACCAGGCCCTCATTGACAAGTACATCCCCGGCGAGATCGAGTGGTAG
- the YUC8_1 gene encoding putative indole-3-pyruvate monooxygenase YUCCA8: MVSEPQQQPQELPTHQSGFTPPAADKVDVPAVASSFVSAFAAAAAQPGNGERFAALFTPTGYWRDILAFTHDFRTFSAENKGQIATAAADTFPGTKAREFAVAPEPAAVLESPFPDVSWVRVHFNFRTSLGTASGVARIVYDERIAEWKAYTVYTLLEEIDGHPQRVGAQRIEGEQNLQETYDQRRERESEFKDKDPEVLILGAGHNGLATAAMLNSFGVTSLCIDKFERIGDNWRKRYASLSLHDPVYTNHMPFMPFPDNWPKFMPAGKLANWLESYAEAMECNVWLKSTLDPARTKWDAAANKWNVVVLRTKADGSVEERPMSVGHIVLATGLAGGKAKMPPPFKGQEEWAGSIVHSSKHAGGDAWTGKKALVVGACTSAHDISADLVNKGVKTTMLQRSPTFIMSIKNGLPLLDGGIFTEEGLATHTIDQADRLMDSVPKQVGKFFHQRIVRHLAEADKDILDGLKKVGFRTWPGIEGTGWLLLALHKVGGYYFTAGGSEMIAAGKIGVKPGEIASFDADKYVTFTDGSREQYDLVVFATGYTGFPATVAETFGEANAAKIKPVWGLDKDWEVCGVARDMGLPHVFSVIGNFMMARWFSRRVALQIIAQNDGKWAEPYTK; encoded by the exons ATGGTTTCCGaaccccagcagcagccgcaagAGCTCCCGACTCACCAGAGCGGGTTCACTCCCCCCGCCGCAGACAAGGTAGACGTGCCAGCCGTCGCGTCTTCCTTTGTCTCGGCTttcgcagccgccgcagcccagCCCGGCAATGGCGAGCGCTTCGCTGCACTCTTCACGCCGACGGGCTACTGGCGTGACATTCTGGCGTTCACGCACGACTTCCGCACCTTCTCCGCCGAGAACAAGGGCCAgatcgccaccgccgcggcggacacgTTCCCGGGCACCAAGGCACGCGAGTTTgccgtcgcgcccgagccggccgccgtgctcgagtcGCCGTTCCCCGACGTGAGCTGGGTGCGCGTCCACTTCAACTTCCGGACCAGCCTGGGCACCGCctcgggcgtcgcgcgcatcgTGTATGACGAGCGCATTGCCGAGTGGAAGGCGTACACCGTCTACACTTTGCTCGAGGAGATCGACGGCCACCCCCAGCGCGTCGGTGCTCAGCGtatcgagggcgagcagaACCTCCAGGAGACTTACGACCAGCGGAGGGAGCGCGAGAGCGAgttcaaggacaaggacccCGAGGTTCTGATCC TTGGAGCCGGCCACAACGGTCTCGCCACAGCCGCCATGCTCAACTCGTTTGGCGTCACGTCGCTCTGCATTGACAAGTTTGAGCGCATCGGCGACAACTGGCGCAAGCGCTATGC GTCCCTCTCCCTCCACGACCCGGTGTACACCAACCACATGCCGTTCATGCCGTTCCCGGACAACTGGCCCAAGTTTATGCCGGCGGGCAAGCTGGCCAACTGGCTCGAGTCGTacgccgaggcgatggaGTGCAACGTGTGGCTGAAGAGCacgctcgaccccgcgcgTACAAAgtgggacgcggcggccaacAAGTGGAACGTGGTCGTGCTGCGGACCAAGGCCGACGggagcgtcgaggagcgcccCATGTCGGTCGGGCACATTGTGCTCGCTACCGGCCTCGCgggcggcaaggccaagaTGCCGCCTCCGTTCAAGGGCCAGGAGGAGTGGGCCGGGTCCATCGTCCACTCGTCCAagcacgccggcggggaCGCGTGGACGGGCAAGaaggcgctcgtcgtcggcgcgtgTACTTCGGCCCACGACATcagcgccgacctcgtcaacaaGGGCGTCAAGACCACCATGCTCCAGCGGTCGCCCACGTTCATCATGTCGATCAAGAACGGGCTCCCTCTGCTCG ACGGCGGCATCTTCACCGAAGAAGGCCTCGCCACACACACGATTGACCAGGCCGATCGTCTCATGGACTCGGTCCCCAAGCAGGTCGGCAAGTTCTTCCACCAGCGCATCGTTCGCcaccttgccgaggccgacaaggacatTCTCGACGGCCTCAAGAAGGTCGGGTTCAGGACCTGGCCCGGTATCGAGGGCACTGGGTGGCTGCTCT TGGCCCTGCACAAGGTCGGAGGCTACTACTTCACCGCGGGCGGTTCCGAGATGATCGCGGCAGGCAAGATCGGCGTCAAGCCCGGAGAGATCGCCTCGTTCGACGCAGACAAGTATGTGACCTTCACCGACGGCTCGCGCGAGCAGTACGACCTGGTCGTCTTCGCGACGGGGTACACTGGCTTTCCCGCAACGGTCGCCGAGACGTTTGGCGAGGCGAACGCGGCCAAGATCAAGCCGGTGTGGGGGCTCGACAAGGACTGGGAGGtgtgcggcgtcgcgcgcgacatgGGCCTGCCGCACGTCTTTAGCGTCATTGGCAACTTTATGATGGCGCGCTGGTTCAgcaggcgcgtcgcgctgcagaTCATTGCGCAGAACGACGGCAAGTGGGCCGAGCctt ACACAAAGTAG
- the pi041 gene encoding putative J domain-containing protein, with the protein MEVNKDEALRCLTIAQRHRGSSNLTAALKFARKSVSLYRTPEGEAMVVVIEREIAVGGEASSTGAAGAGGSSTSPPATPSTPNGSSSARATGVEEHVTSAHRRHPEKKDDASSSKAAPAADSKGKKREYTVKQLEVVTRIKKCREYEYYEILAVERTCTENDVKRAYKKLALALHPDKNGAPGADEAFKMVSKAFQILSDRDLRASFDSNPGVDPTQRGGGGGGGMARGFGGGGMHPGFQGGGGFHGEMNPEDLFNMFFGGGGMQGGFGGSPFGGARVYTFGGGQGFNNARRARQAAGGGMEEGAQSPLMALLPVAILLLFVFFSLIPTLFSGPHVPDPTFRFQPSEQFDMPRKTWQHHIPYYVNKGEWEQWPVWDDVPEKRRDQPDVYKYSTKIRSFERGVEQVQIQYLQTECRNFEATKQRKIAEEAGLFGIGADMAKIRDLRAQTNQACEQLKRFGVSMQPF; encoded by the exons atggaGGTCAACAAGGACGAAGCGCTACGCTGCCTCACCATTGCGCAGCGGCATCGCGGGTCATCCAACCTGACGGCCGCGCTCAAGTTTGCGCGCAAGAGCGTGAGCCTGTATCGCACGCCCGAGGGGGAAGCGATGGTGGTCGTCATCGAGCGCGAGATTgcagtcggcggcgaggcgtcgtccaccggcgccgccggtgcgggcggctcgtcgacctcaccacccgcgacgccgtccacGCCCAACgggtcctcgtcggcccgcGCGACCGGCGTAGAGGAGCACGTCACCTCGGCGCACCGGCGACAccccgagaagaaggacgacgcAAGCTCCAGCAAGGCAGCACCAGCCGCCGActccaagggcaagaagcgcgagTACACCGTCAAACAACTCGAGGTCGTCACGCGGATCAAGAAGTGCCGCGAGTACGAGTACTATGAGATCCTGGCCG TCGAGAGAACATGTACCGAGAACGACGTCAAGCGCGCGTACAAgaagctcgcgctcgcactgCATCCCGACAAGAACGGCGCTCCAGGAGCCGACGAGGCATTCAAGA TGGTTTCCAAAGCCTTCCAGATCCTCTCAGACAGAGACCTACGAGCGTCATTCGACTCGAaccccggcgtcgacccaacacagcgcggcggcggcggcggaggcggcatGGCACGCgggttcggcggcggcggcatgcacCCCGGCTtccaaggcggcggcggcttccaCGGCGAGATGAACCCCGAGGACCTGTTCAACATGTTtttcggcggcggcggcatgcagGGGGGCTTTGGCGGCTCGCCGTTTGGCGGAGCACGGGTGTACACGTTTGGCGGAGGCCAGGGGTTCAAcaacgcgcggcgcgcgcgccaggccgccggcggcggcatggagGAGGGCGCGCAGTCGCCGCTGATGGCGCTGCTCCCCGTCGCCATCCTGCTGCTGttcgtcttcttctcgctCATCCCGACGCTCTTCTCGGGCCCGCACGTCCCCGACCCGACGTTCCGCTTCCAGCCGTCCGAGCAGTTCGACATGCCCCGCAAGACGTGGCAGCACCACATCCCATACTATGTCAACAAGGGCGAGTGGGAGCAGTGGCCCGTGTGGGACGACGTGCCCGAGAAGCGCCGCGACCAGCCAGACGTGTACAAGTACTCTACCAAGATCCGCTCTTTCGAGCGCGGCGTAGAGCAGGTCCAGATCCAGTACCTCCAGACCGAGTGCCGCAACTTCGAGGCGACAAAGCAGCGCAAGATTGCAGAGGAGGCAGGCCTGTTTGGAATAGGCGCAGACATGGCCAAGATTCGCGACCTCCGCGCCCAGACCAACCAGGCATGCGAGCAGTTGAAACGGTTTGGCGTATCCATGCAGCCATTTTAG
- the trp3 gene encoding putative anthranilate synthase component 1 — MTQTALKPSLDEVKTLLETATSTPTTLLPKASSGFPSSSGVAAGAVTPVEHQRPNLVPVYDDIPADLLTPVAAYLKVSEGSNYSFLLESITGGENLARYSFVGADPLKTVRTGEGFDVEGDPLEALEKDLDQYRYVKLDAVPTFTGGAVGFITYDSISHFEPVTKPATPPRNPIPGMPEAFFMLAQTIVIFDHIFQSIKIVSHVYLPDGEPISKLPELYAEAAARIAAVKAKLVAPGVPDVPQGPITLGNEAISNVGQAGYEAFVTKLKEHIVKGDIIQAVPSQRLARKTDLHPFNVYRHLRRLNPSPYMFYLNCGDVQLVGASPETLCKVEGRKVYNHAIAGTVKRGKNAAEDAELGQGLLASEKDRAEHIMLVDLARNDVNRVCKPETVKVDDLMRLEKFSHVIHITSQISGILRDDQSRFDAFRSIFPAGTVSGAPKVKAIQLVGGLEQERRGVYAGAVGRFDFDRNELDTCIAIRTMTFKDGTLYLQAGGGIVFDSVEYDEWMETCNKAAANIKAIASAEEYHYALQQQKA; from the exons ATGACCCAGACA GCATTGAAACCctccctcgacgaggtcaagacCCTCCTCGAGACTgccacctcgaccccgaccaCCCTCCTGCCAAAGGCGTCGTCCGGCTTCCCCTCATCATCAGGTGTCGCCGCTGGTGCAGTCACCCCCGTTGAGCACCAGCGCCCCAACCTGGTGCCAGTGTACGACGACATTcccgccgacctcctcacccccgTCGCTGCTTACCTCAAGGTGTCCGAGGGAAGCAACTACTCGTTCCTCCTCGAGTCAATCACCGGTGGCGAGAACCTCGCACGGTATTCctttgtcggcgccgacccccTCAAGACGGTGCGTACCGGCGAGGGCTttgacgtcgagggcgacccGCTCGAGGCATTGGAGAAGGACCTCGACCAGTACCGCTAtgtcaagctcgacgcggtgcCAACGTTCACCG GCGGAGCTGTCGGCTTCATCACATACGACTCGATCTCCCACTTCGAGCCCGTGACCAagcccgccacgccgccccgGAACCCCATTCCCGGCATGCCCGAGGCCTTCTTCATGCTTGCCCAGACGATTGTCATCTTTGACCACATCTTCCAGTCGATCAAGATTGTCTCGCACGTCTACCTTCCTGACGGCGAGCCCATCTCCAAGCTCCCCGAGCTGTacgccgaggctgctgcgcgcatcgccgccgtcaaggccaagctcgtgGCACCTGGTGTCCCGGACGTGCCGCAAGGCCCTATCACCCTCGGCAACGAGGCCATCAGCAACGTCGGACAGGCTGGCTACGAAGCGTTTGtcaccaagctcaaggagcacaTTGTCAAGGGCGACATTATCCAGGCTGTCCCTAGCCAGCGTCTTGCTCGCAAGACCGACCTGCACCCATTCAACGTCTaccgccacctccgccgcctcaaCCCCAGCCCGTACATGTTCTACCTGAACTGTGGCGACGTCCAGCTCGTTGGAGCGTCGCCCGAGACGCTGTGCAAGGTCGAGGGACGCAAGGTGTACAACCACGCCATTGCCGGCACGGTCAAGAGAGGAAAGAAcgctgccgaggacgccgagctgggccaGGGCCTGCTCGCGTCGGAGAAGGACCGCGCTGAGCACATCATGCTGGTCGACCTGGCGCGCAACGACGTGAACCGCGTGTGCAAGCCCGAGACGGTCAAGGTGGACGACCTGATGCGGTTGGAAAAGTTCTCTCACGTCATCCACATCACGTCGCAGATCAGCGGCATTCTCCGCGACGACCAGTCGCGATTTGATGCGTTCCGCTCCATCTTCCCTGCCGGCACCGTGTCGGGTGCGCCCAAGGTCAAGGCGATTCAGCTCGTCGGTGGCCTCGAGCAGGAGCGTCGTGGCGTGTACGCTGGCGCCGTTGGACGGTTCGACTTTGACCgcaacgagctcgacacgtGTATCGCCATCCGCACAATGACGTTCAAGGACGGCACGCTGTACCTccaggctggcggcggtATCGTGTTCGACTCGGTGGAGTATGACGAGTGGATGGAGACGTGCAACAAGGCAGCCGCCAACATCAAGGCGATTGCGTCGGCCGAGG AGTACCACTACGCGCTCCAGCAGCAAAAGGCATAA
- the chr3 gene encoding Chitin synthase regulatory factor 3: MPTAPPRRAHTYDAYLASEPLPAVDEYADGSNGLDASHVNRSTSMRDFAEPLALPELDLSDNPLPPSYSAAMASPVDGRGPSFEPAPAPHHPGGGPTRLPPINQAPYPPVDYQSQVGYDGIAPGSETNRMSADSGASHGIARRPHSDANDVEADFANLRLTGAAPHPQGQPPFHGGQPGAPPGHGVQRQQTMPSFPSPYGGVAPQLRGQRSVTAGHAPPHGQQDPSASVYSLDSGLGAYGAAPKPGPGRGYGGPPPAGGPHPPGAGWPNQPFPNAPQAEFAANPYYSAANDFLGLPPSGPAAGGPPPGGQPMAHGPPSRQASMSNLARTNTSRSNMSTLSLSSMGSIPPPRVTSQPQPPPPQQSESVGASSTRRRGAAAAIDVSKPPYTREFVDDYRNRMKVDPDPEAQFAFAKYLIEAAKKIGDEIGQHDSRAGRKYRDSLLAESLRNIKKLAESKDPYADAQFFLANLYGTGQLGLQVDHEKAYYLYLMASKLNHPAATYRAAVCCELGAGTKRDPGRSVLFYRKAAALGDTAAMYKLALILLNGIMNHPRNPREALVWLRRAAAQADEDNPHALHELALLHERQNNGTNGVIPFDPNLSREYLTQAGQLGYPPAQFKLGSCHEFGTLGFPIDPRRSIAWYTRAAEKGEAEAELALSGWYLTGSEGVLKQSDTEAYLWGRKAANKGLAKAEYAVGYYTEIGIGVKQDIELAKRWYMRAASQNHKRAMQRLAELNSNKNVKGKGARPTRKEAESECVIM, translated from the exons ATGCCCACTGCCCCACCGCGTCGGGCGCACACATACGATGCCTATCTCGCATCAGAGCCCCTTCCCGCAGTAGACGAGTACGCGGATGGCAGCAatggcctcgacgcgtcaCATGTCAACAGGAGTACAAGCATGCGTGACTTTG CTGAACCCCTCGCCCTTCCAGAGTTAGACTTGAGCGacaaccccctccccccatcATATTCTGCTGCTATGGCTTCGCCCGTTGACGGACGAGGGCCTTCGTTTGAGCCAGCTCCGGCTCCTCACCACCCCGGCGGTGGTCCTACTCGTCTTCCGCCTATAAATCAAGCACCTTATCCTCCTGTTGACTACCAGTCGCAGGTCGGGTACGATGGCATTGCTCCTGGCTCCGAGACCAACCGCATGTCGGCCGACAGCGGCGCAAGTCACGGCATCGCGCGGCGACCTCACTCGGATGCCAACGATGTTGAAGCCGACTTTGCAAACCTCCGGTTGACTGGAGCGGCCCCGCATCCCCAAGGGCAGCCGCCTTTTCACGGTGGACAACCTGGAGCGCCGCCGGGCCACGGAGTTCAGAGACAGCAGACGATGCCCTCGTTCCCGTCCCCGTACGGCGGTGTCGCTCCGCAACTCCGAGGGCAGAGGTCTGTGACCGCCGGCCACGCTCCTCCCCATGGACAACAGGACCCGAGTGCGAGCGTGTACAGCCTCGATTCGGGATTGGGTGCCTATGGCGCCGCACCCAAGCCAGGACCTGGGCGTGGTTACGGGGGGCCTCCTCCCGCTGGTGGGCCTCATCCGCCTGGAGCTGGATGGCCAAATCAACCGTTTCCAAATGCTCCCCAGGCCGAGTTTGCTGCCAACCCGTACTACTCTGCGGCGAACGACTTTCTCGGATTGCCTCCCAGCGGACCGGCTGCTGGGGGACCTCCGCCAGGAGGCCAGCCCATGGCTCACGGCCCACCATCGCGCCAGGCGAGCATGTCGAACCTGGCTCGGACCAACACATCGCGGTCCAACatgtcgaccttgtcgctgTCATCGATGGGATCGATCCCCCCGCCCCGAGTGACGTCGCAGCCCcagccgcccccaccccagcaGTCCGAGTCCGTGGGCGCCTCGTCtactcgacgacggggcgcagcggccgcgaTTGACGTCAGCAAACCACCATACACGCGCGAGTTTGTTGACGACTACCGCAACCGCATGAAGGTCGACCCGGACCCAGAGGCTCAGTTTGCCTTTGCCAAGTACCTCATtgaggcggccaagaagatTGGTGACGAGATTGGCCAGCATGACTCGCGTGCCGGTCGCAAGTACCGTGACTCGCTCCTGGCAGAGAGCTTGCGTAACATCAAGAAGTTGGCAGAGAGCAAAGATCcgtacgccgacgcccagTTCTTCCTCGCCAATCTGTACGGAACAGGGCAGCTCGGACTACAGGTCGACCACGAGAAGGCTTACTACCTCTATCTCATGGCGTCCAAGCTCAACCACCCCGCGGCGACGTACCGTGCCGCCGTGTgctgcgagctcggcgcaggcACAAAGCGTGATCCCGGACGCTCCGTCTTGTTCTACCGCAAGGCAGCGGCGCTGGGTGACACTGCGGCGATGTACAAACTCGCTCTCATTTTGCTCAACGGCATCATGAACCACCCACGCAACCCACGTGAGGCGTTAGTTTGgctccgccgcgctgctgcccagGCCGATGAGGACAACCCGCATGCGCTtcacgagctcgccctctTGCACGAGCGACAGAACAACGGCACGAATGGCGTCATTCCGTTCGACCCGAACCTCTCTCGCGAGTACCTTACCCAGGCTGGCCAGCTGGGATACCCTCCTGCCCAGTTCAAGCTCGGCTCGTGCCACGAGTTTGGCACACTCGGATTCCCCATTGATCCGCGCCGCAGTATCGCCTGGTACACACGTGCTGCGGAGAAGGGGGAGGCCGAAGCAGAACTCGCCCTTAGTGGATGGTACCTTACTGGAAGTG AGGGTGTTCTGAAGCAATCTGACACGGAGGCATACCTCTGGGGTCGCAAGGCCGCAAACAAGGGCCTGGCAAAGGCCGAGTACGCCGTGGgat ACTACACGGAGATTGGCATCGGTGTCAAGCAGGATATCGAGCTGGCCAAGCGATGGTACATGCGCGCAGCGA GCCAGAACCACAAGCGAGCGATGCAGCGCCTGGCCGAGTTGAACAGCAACAAGAACGTAAAGGGCAAGGGTGCCCGACCTACAcgcaaggaggccgagtCAGAGTGCGTCATAATGTAA
- the AIM18 gene encoding Altered inheritance of mitochondria protein 18, mitochondrial — protein MSSHSLGLLLRSMAGAARASATRAYFRTHRRSVLTALFSILAAAGAVSYADTERLAYLGASISGWKAHLQDRYTVQLDSAPSVTASLGDAEGFRGTPPPLASVPDCVCLLTPGPVDPATSVSHPLTLDPASAPALALVGVGVRTVSFLRMKVYSAGFYVDDYTLKHLGRIPGWANFTANELQGDKSEALIGALLAAPAACAIRIVPVRNTDFGHLRDGLTRTLLARQKAARARGELSPEDDEKLSVATQQLKGLFPAGSVPKGKQLLLVKSADGKLFAEYEGRVLGTVHNQWVADNMMLAYFANKDVISTALRDDSANGFEYWLQKMTVPKIKANL, from the exons ATGTCCTCACACTCCTTAGGCCTCCTACTCCGCTCTATggcaggcgcagcgcgcgcctcggccacccgCGCATACTTCCgcacccaccgccgctcAGTCCTTACCGCCCTCTTCTCcatccttgccgccgccggcgccgtctcgTATGCCG AcaccgagcgcctcgcgtACCTCGGCGCCTCAATCTCTGGCTGGAAGGCCCACCTCCAGGACCGGTACACTGTGCAGCTTGACTCTGCGCCGAGCGTCAccgcctcgctcggcgaTGCCGAGGGCTTCCGAGGtacgccgccaccactggCCAGTGTGCCCGATTGTGTATGTTTGCTCACCCCTGGCCCAGTCGACCCCGCAACGTCCGTCTCCCACccgctcacgctcgaccCGGCGTCGGctcccgccctcgccctcgtcggcgtcggcgtccgcaCAGTCTCCTTCCTCCGCATGAAGGTCTACTCGGCCGGCTTCTACGTCGACGACTACACGCTCAAGCACCTGGGCCGCATCCCTGGCTGGGCCAACTTTACCGCCAACGAGCTGCAGGGGGACAAGAGTGAGGCGCTcatcggcgcgctgctcgccgcgcctgctgcttgtGCCATCCGTATCG TCCCCGTCCGTAACACCGACTTTGGCCACCTCCGCGACGGCCTCACGCgtaccctcctcgcccgtcaaaaggccgcccgcgcccgcggcgagctgtcccccgaggacgacgagaagctCTCGGTCGCCACGCAGCAGCTCAAAGGCCTTTTCCCCGCCGGATCGGTCCCCAAGGGCAaacagctcctcctcgtcaagtcGGCTGATGGCAAGCTCTTTGCCGAGTACGAGGGCCGTGTCCTCGGCACTGTCCACAACCAGTGGGTCGCCGACAACATGATGCTCGCGTATTTTGCAAACAAGGATGTTATTTCTACTGCT CTccgcgacgactcggccaaCGGCTTCGAGTACTGGCTCCAAAAGATGACAGTGCCCAAGATCAAGGCCAACCTCTAG